The following proteins come from a genomic window of Rutidosis leptorrhynchoides isolate AG116_Rl617_1_P2 unplaced genomic scaffold, CSIRO_AGI_Rlap_v1 contig585, whole genome shotgun sequence:
- the LOC139884668 gene encoding bZIP transcription factor 53-like — MAPNHRQTSSSSDKSDPRYATMDDRKRKRMISNRELARRSRQRKQKQLEDLMAETSRLQIENNAITQRINAASQNYIALESANNILRAQEIELSDRLKSLTSILKIVQQEEDDVSRGASMKINHWQLPCPLPPIMASSDMFQF; from the coding sequence ATGGCTCCCAATCATCGGCAAACAAGTTCCAGCTCTGACAAGAGCGACCCTCGGTATGCGACAATGGACGATAGGAAAAGGAAGAGGATGATATCGAATCGAGAATTGGCTAGGCGATCACGCCAGAGGAAGCAGAAGCAGCTAGAAGATCTTATGGCAGAAACGAGCAGGCTGCAAATCGAGAACAATGCTATCACTCAGAGGATCAATGCAGCTTCCCAGAATTACATTGCACTGGAATCTGCGAATAACATTTTGCGAGCTCAGGAAATTGAGCTTTCCGACAGGTTGAAGTCCCTCACATCCATTTTGAAGATTGTACAACAAGAAGAAGATGATGTTAGCAGAGGAGCTTCCATGAAAATTAATCACTGGCAGCTTCCTTGCCCTTTGCCGCCGATCATGGCGTCTTCTGACATGTTTCAGTTCTGA